Proteins encoded by one window of Blautia faecicola:
- a CDS encoding DUF1846 domain-containing protein, whose amino-acid sequence MKIGFDNQKYLSMQSEHIRERINQFDNKLYLEFGGKLFDDYHASRVLPGFAPDSKLQMLMQLSDQAEIVVVISAGDIEKNKVRGDLGITYDVDVLRLIEAFRGKGLYVGSVAITQYTGQKSADAFKKKLEKLNIPVYILYSIDGYPNNVSHIVSDEGYGKNDYIKTTRPLVVITAPGPGSGKMATCLSQLYHEQKRGVRAGYAKFETFPIWNIPLKHPVNLAYEAATADLNDVNMIDPFHLEAYGETTVNYNRDVEIFPVLEAMFERIFGECPYKSPTDMGVNMAGNCIIDDEVCQEASRQEIIRRYYQAKAGLVDGSKKEDEVFKLELLMKQAHITPQDRKVVGAAMERAEQTGAPAAAMELPDGKIITGKTSDLLGPSAALLLNALKELAGISHETHILSPAAIEPIQILKTAYLGSRNPRLHTDEILIALSSSTALNPAAQKALDQIPNLKGCQVHTSVMLSQVDIQTFKRLGIQLTSESIYEHKSILHNA is encoded by the coding sequence ATGAAAATCGGATTTGACAATCAAAAATATTTATCCATGCAGTCTGAGCACATCCGGGAACGTATCAATCAGTTTGACAACAAGCTCTACCTGGAGTTTGGAGGAAAGCTTTTTGATGATTACCACGCATCCCGTGTACTGCCGGGTTTTGCACCGGACAGCAAACTGCAGATGCTGATGCAGCTTTCTGATCAGGCAGAAATCGTTGTTGTTATCAGCGCCGGCGATATCGAAAAAAATAAAGTCCGCGGGGACCTCGGTATCACCTATGATGTGGATGTGCTGCGACTGATCGAGGCATTCCGCGGAAAAGGTCTGTATGTGGGAAGCGTTGCGATCACCCAGTACACCGGTCAGAAAAGTGCAGATGCCTTCAAGAAAAAACTGGAAAAACTGAATATCCCGGTATACATTCTGTATTCCATCGACGGATATCCGAACAATGTTTCTCATATCGTGAGCGACGAAGGCTATGGAAAGAATGATTACATCAAAACCACCCGTCCTCTGGTCGTTATCACAGCGCCGGGACCTGGAAGCGGAAAGATGGCTACCTGCCTGTCTCAGCTGTATCATGAACAGAAACGCGGCGTCCGCGCCGGTTATGCGAAGTTCGAGACATTCCCGATCTGGAATATCCCGTTAAAACATCCGGTTAACCTCGCATACGAAGCTGCCACCGCAGATCTGAACGATGTCAATATGATCGACCCGTTCCATCTGGAAGCTTACGGCGAAACCACTGTCAACTACAACCGTGACGTGGAGATCTTCCCGGTACTCGAAGCCATGTTTGAACGGATCTTCGGCGAGTGCCCTTACAAATCTCCGACAGACATGGGTGTCAACATGGCTGGAAATTGCATCATCGACGATGAAGTATGCCAGGAGGCTTCCCGTCAGGAGATCATCCGCCGTTATTATCAGGCGAAAGCAGGTCTGGTAGATGGCTCCAAGAAAGAAGACGAAGTCTTCAAACTGGAACTGCTGATGAAACAGGCGCATATCACACCGCAGGATCGTAAAGTTGTCGGTGCTGCCATGGAACGTGCCGAACAGACCGGTGCACCGGCTGCTGCCATGGAACTGCCGGACGGCAAGATCATCACCGGAAAAACTTCGGATCTTCTGGGACCATCCGCTGCCCTGCTTCTGAATGCACTGAAAGAACTGGCAGGCATCTCCCATGAGACACATATTCTTTCCCCGGCTGCCATCGAACCGATCCAGATCTTGAAAACCGCTTATCTGGGAAGCCGTAACCCGAGACTGCACACGGATGAGATCCTGATCGCTCTCTCCAGCAGTACCGCGCTGAACCCGGCTGCACAGAAAGCCCTCGATCAGATCCCGAACCTGAAAGGCTGCCAGGTACACACAAGCGTGATGCTGTCACAGGTGGATATCCAGACCTTCAAACGCCTCGGTATCCAGCTGACAAGCGAATCGATTTATGAGCATAAATCGATTCTTCATAATGCGTAA
- the ftsH gene encoding ATP-dependent zinc metalloprotease FtsH → MDQRPNNYNDQGSNGQEPNGNGGPGGPKNKSSLLVLLICVLATLLIWTVFSNILQSSTSKEITYDKFLEMLDKGEVKSVELQSGVLTIVPREQKVEGVEFEYSTTAMEDSTTLTARLLEAEQKTGKEITFNEIQPDPTGSIIYTILSLLIPFVFLIFLMNWVMRKMNKGGGMMGVGKSKAKAYVQKETGVTFKDVAGEDEAKESLQEVVDFLHNPGKYTTIGAKLPKGALLVGPPGTGKTLLAKAVAGEAHVPFFSLSGSDFVEMFVGVGASRVRDLFEEAKKNAPCIIFIDEIDAIGKSRDSRYGGGNDEREQTLNQLLAEMDGFDSSKGILILAATNRPEILDPALLRPGRFDRRVIVERPDLKGRVNILKVHAKDVSLDETVDLDAIALATSGAVGSDLANMINEAAILAVKNGRKAVSQKDLYEAVEVVLVGKEKKDRILSQEERRIVSYHEVGHALVSALQKDAEPVQKITIVPRTMGALGYVMHVPEEEKYLNTKAELEAMLIGLLGGRAAEEVVFGNVTTGASNDIEKATQIAKAMITQYGMSEKFGLMGLASVEHEYLNGRATLNCGDATATEIDHEVMKILKESYEQAKQLLSEHRETLDKIAAFLIERETITGKEFMQIFHEVEGTAETQPELPEKPAEEAPKKADAEPVAETGAQDVSADSNDTEEKKVQEPVNENPQESPVQE, encoded by the coding sequence ATGGACCAAAGACCGAATAATTATAATGATCAGGGGTCGAACGGACAGGAACCGAATGGAAATGGCGGACCCGGAGGGCCAAAGAATAAATCATCTCTGCTGGTGCTGCTGATCTGCGTACTGGCAACCCTGCTGATCTGGACAGTATTCAGCAATATTTTACAGAGTTCCACATCGAAAGAGATCACTTATGACAAATTCCTGGAGATGCTGGATAAAGGAGAAGTCAAGTCGGTAGAACTGCAAAGCGGTGTACTGACGATCGTTCCGAGAGAACAGAAAGTGGAAGGTGTGGAATTTGAATATTCTACCACAGCGATGGAAGACAGCACCACACTGACAGCGAGACTTCTGGAAGCGGAACAGAAAACCGGAAAAGAGATCACATTCAACGAGATCCAGCCGGATCCGACCGGATCAATCATCTATACGATTTTAAGTCTGCTGATACCGTTTGTATTTCTGATTTTCCTGATGAACTGGGTGATGAGAAAGATGAACAAAGGCGGCGGAATGATGGGTGTCGGAAAGAGCAAAGCCAAAGCCTATGTACAGAAAGAAACCGGTGTTACGTTCAAGGATGTAGCCGGTGAGGATGAAGCGAAGGAATCCTTGCAGGAAGTGGTGGATTTCCTGCATAATCCGGGAAAATATACGACGATCGGTGCAAAACTGCCAAAAGGAGCCCTTCTTGTGGGACCTCCCGGAACCGGTAAGACACTGCTTGCAAAGGCAGTTGCCGGAGAAGCACATGTGCCGTTCTTCTCATTGTCAGGTTCCGACTTTGTGGAAATGTTCGTCGGCGTTGGAGCTTCCCGTGTCCGTGATCTGTTTGAAGAAGCGAAAAAGAACGCACCGTGTATCATTTTTATTGATGAGATCGATGCGATCGGTAAGAGCCGTGACAGCCGGTACGGCGGCGGTAACGATGAGCGTGAGCAGACACTGAACCAGCTGCTTGCGGAGATGGATGGTTTTGATTCATCCAAGGGTATCCTGATCCTGGCGGCAACCAACCGTCCGGAGATCCTGGATCCGGCGCTGCTTCGTCCGGGACGTTTTGACCGTCGTGTTATCGTGGAACGCCCGGATCTGAAAGGCCGTGTCAATATCCTGAAAGTACATGCCAAAGATGTGTCTCTGGATGAAACCGTAGATCTGGATGCCATCGCACTGGCAACTTCGGGAGCTGTGGGTTCCGACCTTGCCAATATGATCAATGAGGCTGCGATCCTTGCTGTAAAGAACGGAAGAAAAGCGGTTTCTCAGAAAGATCTGTATGAGGCAGTGGAAGTTGTACTGGTCGGTAAAGAAAAGAAAGACCGGATCCTCAGCCAGGAGGAACGCCGGATTGTGTCCTACCATGAAGTTGGTCATGCACTGGTAAGTGCCCTGCAGAAAGATGCGGAGCCGGTGCAGAAGATTACGATCGTACCGCGTACGATGGGAGCACTCGGTTATGTCATGCATGTGCCGGAAGAAGAAAAATACCTGAATACCAAGGCTGAGTTAGAAGCGATGCTGATAGGTCTTCTAGGCGGTCGTGCTGCAGAAGAAGTGGTATTTGGCAATGTGACAACCGGAGCGTCAAACGATATTGAAAAAGCCACTCAGATCGCGAAAGCGATGATCACCCAGTACGGTATGTCTGAAAAATTCGGACTGATGGGACTGGCAAGCGTGGAACATGAATATCTGAACGGTCGTGCAACTCTGAACTGCGGCGATGCGACAGCGACAGAAATCGACCACGAAGTGATGAAGATACTGAAAGAATCCTATGAGCAGGCAAAACAGCTGCTCTCTGAACACCGCGAAACACTGGATAAGATCGCTGCGTTCCTGATCGAGCGCGAGACGATCACCGGAAAAGAATTCATGCAGATTTTCCATGAGGTGGAAGGTACAGCGGAAACGCAGCCGGAACTGCCAGAAAAACCTGCAGAAGAAGCACCGAAGAAAGCGGATGCAGAACCGGTGGCAGAAACCGGAGCACAGGATGTATCAGCGGATAGTAATGATACAGAAGAAAAGAAGGTACAGGAGCCGGTGAATGAGAATCCACAGGAGTCTCCAGTACAGGAATAA
- the hprK gene encoding HPr(Ser) kinase/phosphatase, with protein sequence MKAVKLTKLVQEMNLKNLTPEVDMEHVRITLPDINRPALQLTGYFEHFASERVQIIGYVEYTYLMHLNPEERKRSFENFVSKQIPCVIFTTMTEPDEDMLDMGRKYNVPILVTEKTTSNFMAEIIRWLNVQLAPCISIHGVLVDVYGEGVLIMGESGIGKSEAALELIKRGHRLVSDDVVEISKVSDVELVGTAPDITRHFIELRGIGIIDVKTLFGVESVKNTQSIDLVIKLEEWSRDKEYDRLGLKEEYTEILGNKVVCHSLPIRPGRNLAVIVESAAVNHRQKKMGYNAAQELYNRVQANLARKKED encoded by the coding sequence ATGAAGGCTGTAAAACTGACCAAACTGGTTCAGGAAATGAACCTGAAGAATCTTACGCCGGAAGTGGACATGGAACATGTACGCATCACCCTTCCGGATATCAACAGACCTGCCCTTCAGCTGACAGGATATTTTGAACATTTTGCCTCTGAACGTGTACAGATTATCGGTTATGTAGAATACACCTATCTGATGCATCTGAATCCGGAAGAGAGAAAACGCAGTTTTGAGAATTTTGTATCCAAACAGATTCCCTGTGTGATCTTTACGACGATGACGGAACCGGATGAAGATATGCTTGATATGGGAAGAAAGTACAATGTGCCGATTCTTGTAACAGAAAAAACCACATCCAATTTTATGGCAGAGATCATCCGCTGGCTGAACGTACAGCTGGCACCGTGCATCTCCATCCATGGTGTACTGGTGGATGTATACGGTGAAGGTGTCCTGATCATGGGTGAGAGCGGCATCGGTAAGAGCGAGGCTGCGCTGGAACTGATCAAGCGTGGACATCGTCTGGTAAGTGACGATGTGGTGGAGATCAGCAAAGTCAGTGATGTGGAACTGGTGGGAACCGCACCGGATATCACCCGGCATTTTATCGAACTGCGCGGTATCGGTATCATCGATGTGAAGACGCTGTTCGGTGTGGAAAGTGTAAAAAATACCCAGTCCATCGATCTGGTCATCAAACTGGAAGAGTGGAGCCGGGATAAAGAATACGACCGTCTGGGACTGAAAGAAGAATACACAGAGATCCTTGGCAACAAAGTTGTCTGCCATTCTCTGCCGATCCGTCCGGGTCGAAATCTGGCTGTTATCGTAGAATCTGCGGCAGTCAACCACCGTCAGAAAAAGATGGGATACAATGCGGCACAGGAGCTGTACAACCGTGTACAGGCGAACCTGGCAAGAAAGAAGGAGGACTAA
- the uvrC gene encoding excinuclease ABC subunit UvrC: MFDIQEELKKLPGKPGVYIMHDAKDTIIYVGKAISLKNRVRQYFQSSRNLGVKKEQMVQQIARFEYIITDSELEALVLECNLIKEHRPKYNTMLKDDKTYPYLKVTVNEEYPRVLFVRRMKKDKAKYFGPYTSSNAVKDSMELIRKLYHVRTCNRNLPRDIGKDRPCLYYHIKQCKAPCQGYISKEEYQKQIEGVLDFLNGDYKKLLKELEEKMLAASEELRFEEAGEYRDLMQSVQKIGERQKITGSQGEDKDVIAMAMDEEDAVVQVFFIREGKMIGRDHFYLRIAADATPSQILLNFVKQFYAGTPFIPKELMLQREIDEIDVLEEWLSKKRGQKVHIRVPKKGTKEKLVELAARNARMVLTQDKEKLKREEGRTIGAMKEICDLLELESLQRVESYDISNISGFESVGSMVVYEKGKPKRNDYRKFKIKSVQGPDDYASMQEVLTRRFRRGIEEQKDKEEDEFSGFSQFPDLILMDGGKGQVHVAEQVLADLGLTIPVCGMVKDDNHRTRGLYYQDHEIPISHTSEGFKLITRIQDEVHRFAIEYHRLLRSKGQVHSILDDIEGIGPTRRKALMKYFKSIEEIRAASEEELGKVPSMNRQSAQKVYQFFHS; encoded by the coding sequence ATGTTTGATATTCAGGAAGAACTGAAGAAACTGCCGGGAAAACCGGGCGTCTATATCATGCACGATGCGAAAGATACGATCATCTATGTGGGGAAAGCGATCAGCCTGAAAAACCGGGTGAGGCAGTATTTTCAGAGCAGCAGAAATCTCGGGGTAAAGAAAGAGCAGATGGTGCAGCAGATCGCGAGATTTGAGTATATCATCACGGATTCCGAGTTGGAAGCACTGGTACTTGAATGTAATCTGATCAAAGAACACCGGCCAAAATACAATACGATGCTCAAGGACGATAAGACCTATCCGTATCTGAAAGTGACGGTCAATGAGGAATATCCGCGGGTACTGTTTGTGCGGAGAATGAAAAAGGATAAAGCAAAATATTTCGGACCGTACACAAGTTCCAATGCGGTCAAGGACTCGATGGAACTGATCCGGAAGCTGTACCATGTCCGTACCTGCAATCGGAATCTTCCGCGGGATATCGGCAAAGACCGTCCCTGTCTGTATTACCATATCAAACAGTGTAAAGCACCGTGTCAGGGCTATATTTCCAAAGAAGAGTATCAGAAACAGATCGAGGGCGTGCTGGATTTTCTGAACGGAGATTACAAAAAGCTGCTGAAAGAACTGGAAGAAAAGATGCTTGCGGCGTCGGAAGAACTGCGGTTTGAGGAAGCCGGGGAATACCGGGATCTGATGCAGAGTGTGCAGAAGATCGGTGAGCGCCAGAAGATCACCGGAAGCCAGGGCGAGGACAAAGATGTGATCGCGATGGCGATGGATGAGGAGGATGCGGTGGTACAGGTCTTCTTTATCAGAGAGGGCAAGATGATCGGAAGAGATCATTTTTATCTGCGGATCGCAGCGGATGCCACACCGTCACAGATCCTTCTGAACTTTGTCAAACAGTTTTATGCGGGAACGCCGTTTATCCCGAAAGAGCTGATGCTGCAACGGGAGATTGACGAGATTGATGTGCTCGAAGAGTGGCTCAGCAAAAAACGGGGACAGAAAGTCCATATCCGGGTGCCGAAAAAAGGAACCAAGGAGAAATTGGTGGAGCTGGCGGCACGGAATGCACGGATGGTACTGACACAGGACAAAGAAAAGCTGAAGCGGGAAGAGGGCAGAACGATCGGAGCCATGAAGGAGATCTGTGATCTGCTGGAACTGGAGAGTTTACAGCGAGTAGAGTCCTACGATATTTCCAATATCAGCGGTTTTGAGTCGGTAGGTTCCATGGTGGTCTATGAAAAGGGAAAACCAAAAAGAAACGATTACCGTAAGTTCAAGATCAAATCGGTACAGGGACCGGACGATTACGCCAGCATGCAGGAAGTGCTGACCCGGCGGTTCCGGAGGGGAATCGAGGAACAGAAAGACAAGGAAGAAGACGAATTCAGCGGTTTCAGCCAGTTTCCGGACCTGATCCTGATGGATGGTGGAAAAGGTCAGGTGCATGTGGCGGAACAGGTACTTGCGGATCTGGGGCTGACGATTCCCGTCTGTGGTATGGTTAAGGATGACAATCACCGGACGAGAGGACTGTATTATCAGGATCATGAGATCCCAATCAGCCATACCAGCGAGGGATTTAAACTGATCACGAGGATCCAGGATGAGGTGCATCGTTTTGCCATCGAATATCACCGCCTGCTTCGCAGCAAGGGACAGGTACATTCGATCCTGGATGATATCGAGGGCATCGGACCGACCAGGAGAAAAGCACTGATGAAATATTTCAAATCAATCGAGGAGATCCGGGCGGCGAGTGAGGAAGAACTCGGCAAGGTTCCGTCGATGAATCGGCAGTCTGCACAAAAAGTCTATCAATTTTTCCATTCCTGA